In Nymphaea colorata isolate Beijing-Zhang1983 chromosome 13, ASM883128v2, whole genome shotgun sequence, one DNA window encodes the following:
- the LOC116267057 gene encoding methyl-CpG-binding domain-containing protein 2-like produces the protein MHSPQGSTVVEPKEEKEEVFESEKLLPNLLVPEKERADTVDSGVPLSKDETLQNPENIPPLSALRPENEDPAYVSNQLVVYDPEHNQPTQVSPPGESTVYQTQNSSGKCSSQRVLPSIGTFTVQCALCLKWRIIPTKEEYEAIRETIIEEPFVCEYAKKWRPDISCDDPHDLEPDDTKIWAIDKPNISQPPPGWQRLLRIRSEGSSKFADVYYVAPTGKRLRSMIEVQKFLLSHPEYMQAGVNLSQFSYQIPRPLNDGYVRKRGSARAAHAHPNGDVSLPLPEPVEPVEPSAVNPLAWAGPPSYSELQDSMITTSCAENTKPSQRKRSRPQLG, from the exons ATGCATTCTCCACAAGGTTCTACAGTGGTTGAGCCtaaggaggaaaaggaagaagttttTGAATCAGAAAAGTTGCTGCCAAATCTGCTTGTACCTGAAAAAGAGAGAGCAGATACTGTTGATTCAGGAGTCCCACTTTCAAAGGACGAAACACTTCAGAATCCTGAAAATATTCCTCCCCTTAGTGCATTAAGACCAGAAAATGAGGACCCTGCTTATGTTTCTAACCAGCTGGTAGTGTATGATCCTGAACATAATCAACCTACCCAGGTTTCTCCACCCGGTGAATCTACTGTATATCAGACACAGAACTCTTCCGGAAAATGTTCTTCACAGAGAGTCTTGCCTTCCATAGGGACATTTACTGTGCAGTGCGCTCTGTGCCTGAAGTGGAGGATAATTCCTACAAAGGAAGAATATGAAGCCATAAGAGAGACTATTATTGAAGAACCATTTGTTTGTGAGTACGCAAAGAAATGGCGCCCAGATATATCATGTGATGACCCACATGATCTTGAGCCGGATGACACCAAAATTTGGGCAATCGACAAGCCAAATATCTCTCAGCCTCCTCCTGGATGGCAAAGATTGCTAAGGATTCGGAGCGAAGGGAGCAGTAAATTTGCTGATGT ctattatgttgcacccacaggaaagAGATTGCGCTCAATGATTGAGGTTCAGAA GTTTTTGCTCAGCCATCCAGAATACATGCAAGCAGGGGTAAACCTGTCTCAGTTTTCTTATCAAATTCCAAGACCGCTGAATGATGGTTATGTCAGAAAACGAGGTTCAGCACGTGCTGCCCATGCACATCCAAATGGTGATGTGAGCCTTCCTCTGCCAGAACCTGTAGAACCTGTAGAACCTTCAGCAG TAAACCCTCTGGCATGGGCCGGTCCGCCATCCTATTCAGAATTGCAGGATAGCATGATCACTACAAGCTGTGCGGAGAATACAAAGCCTTCGCAGAGAAAGCGTTCGAGGCCTCAACTTGGCTAA
- the LOC116266592 gene encoding transcription termination factor MTERF9, chloroplastic-like, with protein sequence MSANVSLPSRFTFLLESRRLRREYCTAHALEHIGSSRISSGTPPRSICGRVRFLGRSLRRRKRVTTGVSADSPENLIADGGGSSGSDDLEEARNMVFDIFVGLGVSKNEAIEISSKCPAYIQTLVGNVRELDESGLWNSWQIEEGEAGSLGFRKKVWYVAKEKGDNGLIPFLESIGLSSSTSTYVARYLSGKVGLVELVEKVKFVKEILFSERDRVKLIGKNARRMMKHFSISADDDVQRTLSYFEKMEARRGGLNMLDQGDASFPYLIESFPRVLLLSIDSSIKPLVQFFEEAGVPKGLIGMIILLFPPTIFYNIEKDIIPRIKFFARVGIEDKEMGKLLVKYPWILSNCIQKNYGEIVFLLSAEKVPKASITGAIKSWPHILGCSTGRMKLVLTQFVDLGVRSQKFAHIISSSPQLLLQRPQELLKVVTFMEELGFESRDIGKLLCRCPEIFAANIENTLKEKIRFITDLGIPEDHFPRVIRKYPEFLVCSIHNTLKPRMDYLMKVGLSRKEVASIVYRFSPLLGYSIEGVLKPKLEFLVYIMDKPIKEVVEYPRYFSYSLEKRIKPRFWVVKRRDLQCSLREMLGKNDEDFAAEYLGISRMLVPPDS encoded by the exons ATGTCTGCGAACGTCTCGCTACCCTCACGCTTCACGTTTCTCCTCGAATCTCGCCGTCTCCGTCGCGAGTACTGCACTGCCCATGCTCTGGAGCACATTGGTTCCTCGAGGATTTCCTCGGGAACCCCTCCGCGTTCGATATGCGGTCGAGTCAGATTTTTAGGCAGATCACTCAGACGAAGGAAGAGAGTAACCACTGGTGTTTCTGCCGATTCCCCTGAGAATTTGATCGCCGATGGTGGTGGTAGTTCCGGTAGTGATGACTTAGAGGAAGCGAGGAATATGGTCTTTGATATTTTTGTAGGTTTAGGGGTGTCGAAGAACGAAGCGATAGAGATTTCGTCGAAATGTCCGGCATATATTCAGACACTTGTTGGAAATGTCAGAGAATTGGACGAATCTGGGTTATGGAACTCGTGGCAAATTGAAGAGGGGGAGGCGGGTAGCCTCGGTTTCCGAAAGAAGGTCTGGTACGTAGCTAAAGAGAAAGGAGATAATGGTCTAATCCCTTTCTTGGAGAGCATTGGTTTGAGCTCTTCCACCTCCACATACGTTGCGCGTTACTTGTCCGGGAAGGTCGGGCTCGTCGAGCTTGTAGAGAAG GTTAAGTTTGTGAAAGAAATATTGTTTTCTGAACGGGACCGAGTGAAATTGATTGGAAAGAATGCTCGTCGCATGATGAAGCACTTCTCTATTTCTGCTGATGATGATGTTCAAAGAACTCTGTCATACTTTGAGAAG ATGGAAGCCAGGCGTGGAGGATTAAACATGTTGGATCAAGGGGATGCCTCTTTTCCTTATCTTATTGAATCTTTTCCTCGTGTACTTTTGCTGTCAATTGATTCCAGTATCAAGCCGTTGGTGCAATTTTTTGAAGAAGCTGGTGTGCCAAAAGGACTGATTGGAATGATAATCTTACTATTTCCTCCCACTATCTTTTACAACATCGAGAAGGATATTATCCCCAGAATAAAGTTTTTTGCAAGG GTCGGCATAGAGGACAAAGAAATGGGAAAGCTGCTGGTTAAGTACCCTTGGATTCTCTCAAATTGTATCCAAAAAAACTATGGAGAAATTGTCTTCTTACTTAGTGCAGAAAAG gtGCCAAAAGCCAGTATCACTGGTGCGATCAAAAGCTGGCCTCatatattaggatgttcaaCTGGaaggatgaagttggtgctaaCACAGTTTGTTGATTTGGGGGTTAGAAGCCAAAAGTTTGCACATATTATTTCTTCTAGTCCTCAATTGTTGCTGCAGAGACCTCAAGAGCTCTTGAag GTGGTCACCTTCATGGAAGAACTTGGTTTTGAAAGTAGAGATATAGGAAAGCTTCTCTGTCGTTGCCCAGAAATTTTTGCTGCCAATATTGAGAATACATTGAAGGAGAAGATCAGATTCATTACTGATCTTGGTATTCCTGAAGACCACTTCCCACGAGTTATCAGAAAGTATCCTGAATTTCTTGTATGCAGTATACATAACACGCTAAAGCCACG GATGGACTATTTGATGAAGGTAGGGTTGTCAAGAAAGGAAGTGGCTTCAATTGTTTACAGATTTTCTCCTTTACTTGGTTACAGCATTGAAGGAGTATTGAAGCCGAAGCTGGAATTTCTTGTATATATCATGGATAAACCAATCAAAGAAGTCGTGGAATATCCTAGATATTTTAGTTATTCCCTGGAGAAGAGAATCAAACCGAGGTTTTGGGTTGTCAAACGCAGGGACCTGCAATGTAGCTTGAGAGAAATGTTGGGGAAAAATGATGAAGATTTTGCAGCAGAATATTTAGGCATAAGTAGAATGCTTGTTCCACCAGACTCTTGA